ATCAAAACAGTTCGCGCCAGGGCCGCCGAGATAATCTGGAGTTAATGCCCTCCAGAATGCTTGCTTCTGCCAGCGATGGGCAGCCTCAAGCCATTCATCCGGCCTCTTGTTCAGGTTCTCAAATAATGCGTACGTGTCAAAAATCACCAAACCAATAAAGCCCTCTACGTTTTCTTCATCTTCAAAATGATGGAACGTATAGTTCGTAAGGACATGGGAAGGCTCATTAGCCAGATTAAGTGCGTCGCTGTAGGTGAATTGACCTTCCTGAAAACTGCCTCCTTCCAACAAGGAATTGAGGATCTTCAAAGAAGCGGCAACGGCCGCCGGATTTTCTCCTTCAAAGCGATCCACATATCGAAGAAGCAGGCCTTCGATCCAACCCTCAGTGTAGACGCTGTGGGCCCTCAAAAGTGTATCCCATGCCAAATCTCTAAATATTTCCCAACTCTGGTATTCCCTGACGCTCACACCGATGGAGAGTGGGCCCACCAAAAGCGAAGGTTGGGAATCGTTCTCACTGATGAGCGCATGACTGGGGTCGATTGGCTGCGTTTGCTCCAATTTTTCAAGGGTGTACCCATAGAACTCCAGCTGTAGAGCCTCGATAGGGACTTCAGACTCCGCGCCTTTCAAAAAGCCGACCAGGAGTGATTCTTTTAGCGGTATCGAAAACTTTGTCATGGACGCAACCTGCTTGTTAGCATGGTGAGGCGCTACAAAAAGCACTGCTCATCCTACAACTTCGAGAACACGAATGGGAACGGAAAACTTCCCTGACCCACGCCTACTAGTCCCCTTGCTCCAGCAGACTCACCTGACGGGATTGGCTCTTCTTGCTGATGTTTACTGATGATTCAGGTGCATGAGTTGTGGGTAAAATCATTTCGAGAAGCTCGGCGTGGCGAGCACACTCCTCCCAGCTCTCCTCAACACTCTGCTCGAGTTGCCAATCGTAGAATCTTGGCCCCAGGTGACTTGCTACGGGTTGATACGCCTTGGCACGTTCATCGTGTCCCAATCCGTAATCCGCCAGACGAAGGCTTTTCGGTATCATCCATCCTTCCTTTGGATCGACATGTGGCACCGCTCTTTGAAGCGGTTGAAAATTTGGGAGTTCCTCAGAGTTACTCAATCCACAGAAGATCGCGATAGCTTTCTCTTCATCCCCTAAAGCAGCGATAAGCTTCTGTAAGTCGGCAAACGCCACCTGTGTGAGTACAGTGTGCCTGAGTTCAGGATCCTCCCCTTTTTGAGAGCGCCAAAACCCCTTGGTGTTCAGACTCGACGTGAATTGATTGTCACCCGGTGGAAAATCACATTCCAATAAGATGTGCCGCATATCGGCTTCGGATAGTCCATAAAGTTGGGCAATCACAGCGTCCAAAATAACACGCTTTTCCAATCTGATGCAGTTTCGCAAATTCCACATACTCCTCCAGGCAGTTTCGCGACGAGGAAGAGTAATTGCCGCAGATGCGAACTGGACGTGTGTTAACCCAAGACCAGACACCAATTGAGACACCAATTTTAGCACCGGCAAGTCGGGATTAACCAAATTAGAGGACTCAAGTACGCTCCAAATTAGCGAGTTGCCACCCAGACTCATTCTGAGTTGATAGTCATAGATAAAC
This Microvenator marinus DNA region includes the following protein-coding sequences:
- a CDS encoding TIGR04255 family protein, which produces MTKFSIPLKESLLVGFLKGAESEVPIEALQLEFYGYTLEKLEQTQPIDPSHALISENDSQPSLLVGPLSIGVSVREYQSWEIFRDLAWDTLLRAHSVYTEGWIEGLLLRYVDRFEGENPAAVAASLKILNSLLEGGSFQEGQFTYSDALNLANEPSHVLTNYTFHHFEDEENVEGFIGLVIFDTYALFENLNKRPDEWLEAAHRWQKQAFWRALTPDYLGGPGANCFDAEERSVFERQP